Proteins co-encoded in one Dyadobacter sp. CECT 9275 genomic window:
- a CDS encoding carboxymuconolactone decarboxylase family protein — MEKRISINATEPLAFKAMYGLEGYLAKAEISKSLKEIIKIRASQINNCAYCIDMHTKDAIKNGETYQRIFLLSAWREATKFFTEEEQTVLAMTEEITLIHQKGLTGETYQQATKFFTETQIAQIIMAIVTINAWNRIAVSTHQQIE, encoded by the coding sequence ATGGAAAAACGTATCAGTATAAATGCCACGGAACCGCTGGCGTTCAAGGCAATGTATGGTTTGGAAGGATACCTGGCTAAGGCCGAAATTTCTAAATCTTTAAAGGAAATCATAAAGATCAGGGCTTCCCAAATAAATAATTGTGCCTATTGTATCGACATGCATACCAAAGATGCGATCAAAAACGGGGAGACCTATCAACGCATTTTTTTGCTGAGCGCCTGGCGGGAGGCAACAAAATTCTTTACGGAAGAGGAGCAAACGGTATTGGCCATGACTGAAGAAATCACGCTTATTCATCAGAAGGGATTGACAGGGGAAACCTATCAGCAGGCCACGAAATTTTTTACGGAAACGCAAATCGCACAAATCATTATGGCTATCGTGACCATAAATGCATGGAACAGGATTGCTGTCAGTACGCATCAGCAAATTGAATAG
- a CDS encoding Crp/Fnr family transcriptional regulator, with product MFSCRASDCSANRTILEQFRNHIHKFVNISDREFADIIGYFQVQTLKKKENILLEGQICKAQYFVLQGILRKFFINEKGGEQTTEFAIENWWMTETFSYLNQAPTEFYIQAVENTQVLILYRDAHDKMLEAHPAMEKYFRYIYQKAYAAAQMRIKFQYEHSREELYHFFRRSQPEFLQRVPQYLIASYLGFTPEYLSEIRRKSIS from the coding sequence TTGTTCAGCTGCCGTGCCTCCGATTGTTCAGCTAACCGTACTATCCTGGAACAGTTCAGAAACCATATCCATAAATTCGTAAACATCAGTGATCGTGAATTCGCTGACATCATTGGCTATTTTCAGGTTCAGACTCTAAAAAAGAAGGAGAATATTCTCTTGGAAGGGCAAATCTGCAAGGCCCAGTATTTTGTGCTGCAAGGTATTTTAAGGAAGTTTTTTATCAACGAAAAAGGGGGGGAGCAAACCACCGAATTCGCCATTGAAAACTGGTGGATGACGGAAACTTTTTCTTACCTCAATCAGGCGCCTACGGAATTCTATATCCAGGCGGTTGAAAATACGCAGGTATTAATTCTTTACCGGGATGCTCACGATAAGATGCTGGAAGCACATCCAGCTATGGAGAAGTATTTCAGGTACATTTACCAAAAGGCATACGCCGCCGCACAAATGCGGATTAAGTTTCAATACGAACATTCGCGGGAAGAATTGTACCATTTCTTCCGCCGGAGCCAGCCCGAATTCCTGCAACGCGTACCGCAGTATCTGATTGCCTCCTACCTGGGTTTCACACCGGAATATTTAAGTGAAATTCGAAGAAAAAGCATTTCTTAA
- a CDS encoding PQQ-dependent sugar dehydrogenase — MFYKIILPFCGLLSAFVLTPCAVAGQQASEYPTDTKTIAQGKELFNNTCSACHTLADDGIGPRLGGVTAALSKTALVAFVQDPSKVISSGDKRAVNLHKKYKQLMPGFNFLKSAEIISILAYIDVESRAAGIKPLVVNEVTEATAPPVRLIAPVAKPDLRIELEDFIQLPATSEKPPLTRIATMRPFPAHDGTLFVSDQRGIIYRIKDRQYTTFLDLREKVASFINVTGLGTGLGSFAFHPEYLSNGLIYITHTETFKGQKADYEYADSIRVKLQWVLSEWKMNDVHSPTFEGTRRELLRINVPGDVHGVQDIGFEPGISKGEANYGKLFMGTGDGGATIGKHPELAHNLRSFLGTIIRIDPLGNNSPNGQYGIPADNPFVKNPYPGIRKEIWAYGFRNPHRLAWDKVNGKSVMFEAEVGESNFEEINIIQKGKDYGWNVREGAFGILHSDLKNVYKIKPSEEGNFQAPFAAYDHVDGNAISGGYVYHGNIKALKNKYVFGDIVNGRLFYLNINKEMSDHTIHEMIVMQNGKSSDLREISGSKRVDLRILYNDFTGDMFVMTKSDGKIRKIKTAYAVRQQ, encoded by the coding sequence ATGTTTTACAAGATCATCTTACCTTTTTGTGGCTTACTTTCAGCCTTTGTACTCACTCCCTGTGCCGTGGCCGGTCAACAAGCCTCGGAATATCCTACAGATACCAAAACAATAGCACAGGGAAAAGAACTTTTTAACAACACCTGTTCTGCCTGCCACACCCTGGCAGACGACGGCATTGGCCCAAGGCTCGGCGGGGTAACTGCGGCGTTATCTAAAACGGCTCTCGTGGCGTTCGTTCAGGATCCATCGAAGGTGATTTCCTCGGGCGATAAAAGAGCCGTGAACCTGCATAAGAAATATAAACAGCTGATGCCTGGTTTTAATTTTTTGAAATCCGCTGAAATCATATCTATTCTTGCATACATAGACGTGGAAAGTCGTGCAGCCGGAATTAAGCCCCTGGTTGTAAACGAAGTAACGGAAGCTACCGCACCGCCGGTGCGGCTGATTGCTCCCGTAGCCAAGCCAGACCTGCGCATTGAGCTGGAAGATTTTATTCAGTTACCCGCCACGTCCGAGAAACCTCCCCTAACCCGCATTGCAACCATGCGGCCTTTCCCTGCCCACGACGGAACCCTGTTTGTAAGTGACCAGCGTGGCATTATTTACCGGATTAAAGACCGCCAATACACCACATTCCTTGACCTGAGGGAAAAAGTAGCGTCTTTCATCAATGTGACGGGGCTGGGAACCGGCCTTGGCAGTTTTGCCTTTCATCCTGAATATTTGTCAAACGGACTTATTTACATCACCCATACAGAAACGTTTAAGGGCCAGAAGGCCGATTACGAGTATGCCGATTCCATTCGGGTGAAATTGCAGTGGGTACTATCGGAGTGGAAAATGAACGACGTGCATAGCCCGACTTTTGAAGGTACTCGTCGTGAATTATTACGGATTAATGTTCCGGGAGATGTACATGGCGTACAGGATATCGGGTTTGAGCCAGGAATTTCAAAAGGTGAAGCAAACTACGGAAAACTTTTTATGGGAACCGGCGACGGCGGAGCTACCATAGGAAAACATCCCGAACTTGCCCATAACCTGCGTTCTTTCCTGGGTACCATTATTCGTATTGATCCGCTGGGGAACAACAGTCCGAACGGCCAATATGGTATCCCTGCCGACAATCCCTTTGTGAAAAATCCTTATCCCGGAATAAGAAAGGAAATCTGGGCTTATGGATTCAGGAATCCGCATCGCCTGGCATGGGATAAGGTAAATGGTAAGTCGGTTATGTTTGAGGCAGAGGTGGGAGAATCCAATTTTGAGGAAATCAATATCATTCAGAAAGGCAAGGACTACGGCTGGAATGTCCGTGAAGGTGCGTTTGGTATCTTACACTCGGATCTGAAGAATGTTTATAAAATCAAACCTAGTGAGGAAGGGAATTTCCAGGCTCCCTTTGCCGCATATGACCATGTGGACGGCAACGCCATCAGCGGAGGATACGTTTATCATGGAAATATCAAAGCTTTGAAAAACAAGTATGTATTCGGAGATATTGTAAACGGACGACTGTTTTATCTGAATATCAATAAGGAAATGTCGGATCATACCATTCACGAAATGATTGTTATGCAAAATGGCAAGTCATCCGATCTCCGCGAAATTTCGGGGTCCAAAAGGGTGGATCTGAGGATACTCTACAATGATTTTACAGGAGATATGTTCGTGA